A single region of the Candidatus Binatia bacterium genome encodes:
- the ilvA gene encoding threonine ammonia-lyase, biosynthetic, protein MPQSYLRRILNARVYEVARETPLDYAPVLSERFGNHVWLKREDLQPVFSFKCRGAFNKMVRLGRTALARGVIASSAGNHAQGVALAARRLGARATIVMPRTTPQIKVDAVTALGAKIVLIGDHYDAAYVHALKLARAKRLSFVHPYDDPDVIAGQGTIGLEILKQHTRELDAIFVPVGGGGLIAGIAAYVKQIRPDVKIIGVEPEDADAMYRSLRSGRRVLLDHAGAFADGVAVRQVGRETLRLCRRLVDKIVLVSNDEICGAMKDVYEDCRLILEPAGALSIAGLGRYCERARWRGRNLIAVASGANVNFDRLRYVAERADIGERREAIFAVTIPERPGALRRFCAILGDHNITEFNYRYADPSRARIFVGVQVRDFSEIGRIGAALRRRGYPTLDMTDNEMAKLHARYMVGGRAPNAVDEILYRFEFPERPGALKNFLDQMGGRWNITLFHYRSHGADYGRVLVGMQVPRRDQKAFQKFLDSLGYECVEETANPAYRLFLS, encoded by the coding sequence TTGCCGCAAAGCTATCTCAGACGAATCCTGAACGCGCGCGTGTACGAGGTCGCGCGCGAAACCCCGCTCGATTACGCGCCCGTGCTCTCGGAGCGCTTCGGCAATCACGTTTGGCTCAAGCGCGAGGACCTGCAGCCGGTCTTTTCCTTCAAGTGCCGGGGCGCGTTCAATAAGATGGTCCGCCTTGGGCGGACCGCGCTCGCGCGCGGCGTCATCGCGTCCTCCGCCGGCAATCACGCGCAGGGAGTCGCGCTCGCGGCGCGCCGGCTCGGCGCGCGCGCGACGATCGTGATGCCGCGCACCACGCCGCAAATCAAAGTGGACGCGGTGACGGCGCTCGGCGCCAAAATCGTTCTCATCGGCGACCACTATGACGCCGCGTATGTCCATGCGCTGAAGCTTGCCCGCGCGAAGCGTCTTTCCTTCGTCCATCCCTACGACGATCCCGACGTGATCGCCGGGCAGGGAACGATCGGGTTGGAAATCCTCAAGCAGCATACGCGCGAGCTGGACGCGATCTTCGTGCCGGTCGGCGGCGGCGGCCTCATCGCCGGCATCGCGGCTTACGTGAAGCAAATCCGGCCGGACGTGAAGATCATCGGCGTGGAGCCGGAGGATGCGGATGCAATGTATCGCTCGCTTCGGAGCGGCCGGCGCGTCCTTCTCGACCACGCCGGCGCCTTCGCCGACGGCGTCGCCGTAAGGCAGGTCGGCCGCGAGACGCTGAGACTCTGCCGCCGATTGGTGGATAAGATCGTGCTGGTCTCGAACGACGAGATCTGCGGCGCGATGAAAGACGTCTACGAAGACTGCCGCTTGATCCTGGAGCCCGCCGGAGCGCTGTCGATCGCGGGACTCGGACGATACTGCGAGCGCGCGCGCTGGCGCGGCCGCAATCTCATCGCCGTCGCTTCGGGCGCCAACGTCAACTTCGACCGGTTGCGTTACGTCGCCGAGCGCGCCGACATCGGCGAGCGGCGCGAGGCGATCTTCGCCGTGACGATCCCCGAGCGGCCCGGCGCGCTCAGGCGCTTCTGCGCGATCCTCGGCGATCACAACATCACCGAGTTCAACTACCGTTACGCCGATCCGAGCCGGGCGCGCATCTTCGTCGGCGTTCAGGTGCGGGACTTTTCCGAGATCGGCCGGATCGGCGCGGCGCTCAGACGCCGCGGCTACCCGACGCTCGACATGACCGACAACGAGATGGCGAAGCTGCACGCCCGCTACATGGTCGGCGGCCGCGCGCCCAACGCGGTCGACGAAATTCTCTATCGCTTCGAGTTTCCCGAGCGGCCCGGCGCGCTCAAGAATTTTCTCGATCAGATGGGCGGGCGGTGGAACATCACGCTGTTTCACTACCGCTCTCACGGCGCCGATTACGGCCGCGTGCTGGTGGGCATGCAGGTGCCGCGCCGCGACCAGAAAGCGTTCCAGAAGTTCCTGGACAGCCTCGGATATGAGTGCGTTGAAGAGACCGCTAATCCGGCGTACAGACTCTTCCTCAGTTAG